In Pseudomonas fakonensis, one DNA window encodes the following:
- a CDS encoding YcbK family protein, whose translation MKSARMWLLATAFCAVLPAQADQRDLWMFAQWAGDHENRAFREMLVQARLYGVVPIHQLLRSASDWRLCRASPFAVPPASHWPAVRSTLALLKTLGEQGALGPFEVVSAYRDPRLNACAGGAPSSAHMRAFAVDLLLPPWADPNPLCRFWQQHGEAWNMGLGRYPSGRIHIDTAGYRTWGGDGGAGSSFCPRLK comes from the coding sequence ATGAAAAGTGCCCGGATGTGGCTGCTGGCCACAGCTTTTTGCGCTGTGCTGCCCGCGCAGGCCGACCAGCGCGACCTGTGGATGTTCGCCCAGTGGGCCGGTGACCACGAGAACCGCGCCTTTCGCGAAATGCTGGTGCAGGCACGGCTGTACGGCGTAGTGCCCATTCACCAATTGCTGCGCTCGGCCTCGGACTGGCGCTTGTGCCGTGCCTCGCCGTTTGCGGTGCCGCCGGCCAGCCATTGGCCGGCAGTGCGTTCCACCCTGGCGCTGCTCAAGACGCTGGGCGAGCAAGGTGCGCTGGGCCCGTTCGAGGTGGTGTCGGCCTACCGCGACCCGCGGCTGAATGCCTGCGCCGGCGGCGCCCCGAGCAGCGCCCATATGCGCGCCTTCGCCGTCGACCTGCTGCTGCCACCTTGGGCCGACCCCAACCCGCTGTGCCGCTTCTGGCAGCAGCACGGCGAGGCCTGGAACATGGGGCTGGGGCGTTACCCGTCGGGGCGCATCCATATCGACACTGCTGGCTACCGCACCTGGGGTGGCGATGGCGGGGCGGGGTCGTCGTTCTGCCCCAGGCTCAAGTGA
- the rimI gene encoding ribosomal protein S18-alanine N-acetyltransferase, with amino-acid sequence MSDSISFRPATEADLDALLKIEYAAFSHPWTRGIFTDALKSYEVWLMFDGQQQVGHGVINVIIDEAHLLNITVKPENQGRGLGLRLLEHLMARAYQLNGRECFLEVRASNQSAYRLYERYGFNEIGRRRDYYPLAGGREDALVMACTLLED; translated from the coding sequence ATGAGTGACTCGATCAGTTTCCGCCCGGCCACCGAGGCGGACCTGGATGCCCTGCTTAAAATCGAATACGCCGCGTTCAGCCACCCCTGGACCCGCGGCATCTTCACCGATGCACTGAAGTCCTACGAAGTGTGGTTGATGTTCGACGGCCAGCAGCAGGTTGGCCATGGGGTGATCAACGTGATCATCGACGAGGCGCACCTGCTCAACATCACCGTCAAGCCGGAAAACCAGGGCCGCGGGCTGGGCCTGCGGTTGCTCGAGCACCTGATGGCGCGGGCCTACCAGCTCAATGGCCGGGAGTGCTTTTTGGAGGTGCGCGCCAGCAACCAGTCGGCGTACCGCTTGTACGAGCGCTACGGCTTCAACGAGATCGGCCGGCGCCGGGATTACTACCCGCTGGCCGGTGGGCGGGAAGATGCGTTGGTGATGGCCTGTACGCTGCTTGAGGATTGA
- a CDS encoding energy transducer TonB, with protein MLIETRRRAYLSAMQVVHWLPRAELPFAAPSRPELLLPVAPVDEVDFEVRPAAPAPVPGEAPPASQARSERPKIEVPRPGSAPKPVAKAVQTEEEAPAPRPVPVPPPRFALQLLRAGSCLLLVELATGQPFQSRDPSYLLLKDMLRAAGLPDAPQIIGEPVRWPLLVRGNMDQGPEAARDFVQGFIAARLEEAPCTCLWLVGLPAVRYAGQADAEAYYQPLKVDLLGDAWALPGLELLMDEPQRKADVWKAMRQLMARWKPVE; from the coding sequence TTGCTGATCGAGACCCGCCGCCGCGCCTACCTGTCCGCCATGCAAGTGGTGCACTGGCTGCCGCGTGCCGAACTGCCGTTCGCCGCACCATCGCGGCCTGAACTGCTGTTGCCGGTGGCACCGGTCGACGAGGTGGATTTCGAGGTGCGCCCGGCAGCACCGGCACCAGTGCCCGGTGAAGCGCCGCCAGCGTCCCAGGCGCGCAGCGAGCGGCCGAAAATCGAGGTCCCGCGCCCGGGCAGTGCGCCCAAACCCGTCGCAAAAGCGGTGCAAACCGAAGAAGAAGCCCCGGCGCCACGCCCTGTGCCAGTGCCGCCACCGCGCTTCGCCCTGCAACTGCTGCGTGCCGGCAGCTGCCTGCTGTTGGTGGAGCTGGCCACCGGCCAGCCCTTCCAGAGCCGCGACCCTTCGTACCTGCTGCTCAAGGACATGCTGCGCGCTGCCGGCCTGCCGGACGCCCCGCAGATCATCGGCGAGCCGGTGCGCTGGCCGTTGCTGGTGCGCGGCAACATGGACCAGGGCCCGGAGGCGGCGCGCGATTTCGTCCAGGGCTTTATCGCCGCGCGCCTCGAAGAGGCCCCCTGCACCTGCCTGTGGCTGGTCGGCCTGCCTGCCGTGCGCTATGCCGGCCAAGCCGACGCCGAGGCGTATTACCAGCCGCTCAAGGTCGACCTGCTGGGCGATGCCTGGGCCTTGCCTGGCCTTGAACTGTTGATGGACGAGCCGCAGCGCAAGGCGGATGTCTGGAAAGCCATGCGCCAGCTGATGGCGCGCTGGAAGCCTGTTGAATGA
- the mksB gene encoding Mks condensin complex protein MksB: MIEPKRVLRALAEHWALIEPLCERFDQGTLSLVELRQQLARQQVESTPQDITQLLDVWIRLDILVPVAKSPNRFELNAQIHDFLAYLRREHRLGLCLEIEAYLRHLERLAGHIQDAFDNRDSDDLARQLRLLDMRVRDVLKKLDNDEQALIAVAERAKTSNRQIPLRQRYAEVLATWDEYVEPMIQLVNADGAFEQGVRKVETVLLRLLGEQARLGHLVDDDMLLRTHARILEMQTSAQLTLRHARELLLPLREEARRHNAVTRGAALALSVIRKKGIDAVPQAAMPMFTRPQSTFLGSASQVEAYVYALARFEPKPARFPKAHKTQKGPLPRAPRTVKEMLERCEDALPLPDLMVWLLEQEPEGATDELLYWFSRLSREKRFSRQRLERQEYFTREHLVSLRSYALTSSREHAPAATESTASPANAS; the protein is encoded by the coding sequence ATGATCGAACCCAAGCGCGTCCTGCGCGCCCTAGCCGAACACTGGGCCTTGATCGAGCCGCTGTGCGAGCGTTTCGACCAGGGCACCCTGAGCCTGGTCGAGCTGCGTCAGCAGCTGGCCCGCCAGCAGGTGGAAAGCACCCCGCAGGACATCACCCAGTTGCTCGACGTGTGGATCCGCCTGGACATCCTGGTCCCGGTAGCGAAAAGCCCGAACCGCTTCGAGCTCAACGCGCAGATCCACGACTTCCTCGCCTACCTGCGCCGTGAGCACCGCCTGGGCCTGTGCCTGGAGATCGAAGCCTACCTGCGCCACCTGGAGCGCCTGGCCGGGCACATCCAGGATGCCTTCGACAACCGCGACAGCGACGACCTGGCGCGCCAGTTGCGCCTGCTCGACATGCGCGTGCGCGATGTGCTGAAAAAACTCGACAACGACGAGCAGGCGCTGATTGCCGTAGCCGAACGGGCCAAGACCAGCAACCGGCAGATCCCCTTGCGCCAGCGTTACGCCGAAGTACTGGCCACCTGGGACGAATACGTCGAGCCGATGATCCAGCTGGTCAACGCCGACGGCGCCTTCGAACAGGGCGTGCGCAAGGTCGAAACCGTGCTGCTGCGCCTGTTGGGCGAGCAGGCGCGCCTGGGCCACCTGGTCGACGACGACATGCTGCTGCGTACCCACGCGCGCATTCTCGAAATGCAAACCAGCGCCCAGCTTACGCTGCGCCACGCCCGCGAACTGCTGCTGCCGCTGCGCGAAGAAGCGCGCCGGCACAACGCCGTGACCCGTGGCGCCGCCCTGGCCCTGTCGGTGATCCGCAAAAAAGGCATCGACGCCGTGCCGCAAGCGGCCATGCCAATGTTCACCCGCCCGCAGAGCACCTTCCTCGGCAGTGCCAGCCAGGTCGAGGCCTACGTCTACGCCCTGGCCCGTTTCGAGCCCAAGCCTGCGCGCTTCCCCAAGGCGCACAAGACGCAAAAAGGCCCGCTGCCCCGCGCGCCGCGCACGGTCAAAGAGATGCTCGAGCGCTGCGAGGACGCCCTGCCGCTGCCGGACCTGATGGTCTGGCTGTTGGAGCAGGAGCCCGAAGGCGCCACCGATGAGCTCTTGTACTGGTTCTCGCGCCTGTCCCGCGAGAAGCGCTTCAGCCGCCAGCGCCTCGAGCGCCAGGAATACTTCACCCGCGAACACCTGGTCAGCCTGCGCTCCTACGCCCTGACCTCCAGCCGTGAACACGCACCGGCTGCCACCGAATCCACCGCGAGCCCAGCCAATGCATCTTGA
- the mksE gene encoding Mks condensin complex protein MksE yields MHLDLSELSQLAPIFRELFKGFHVSRRDPELYAQLSNFQDQYRTLFKALGFELVCDTRGFYYFVPEQAAAQVNKTAQRLSLFTFILVEHLADQGRDPMAVLDGGSIGRDELPSLLEKYRDLFLQAEVQTVEELEEKILRRMTQLGFAHEEGGIYRFLPPMHRFLDVCLSVQQDRDLAATLHSDLPLPVPVLVVEETPEELNRTDDPLDLTAFDGEESEEDALARAIREEQQEIDA; encoded by the coding sequence ATGCATCTTGATCTTTCCGAACTGTCCCAGCTCGCGCCGATCTTCCGCGAGCTGTTCAAGGGCTTCCACGTCAGCCGCCGCGACCCCGAGCTGTACGCCCAGCTGTCGAACTTCCAGGACCAGTACCGCACCCTGTTCAAGGCCCTCGGTTTCGAGCTGGTCTGCGACACCCGCGGCTTCTACTACTTCGTCCCCGAGCAGGCTGCCGCGCAGGTCAACAAGACCGCCCAGCGCCTGTCGCTGTTCACCTTCATCCTGGTCGAGCACCTGGCCGACCAGGGCCGCGACCCGATGGCCGTGCTCGACGGCGGCAGCATCGGCCGTGACGAGCTGCCTTCGCTTCTGGAGAAGTACCGCGACCTGTTCCTGCAGGCCGAAGTGCAAACCGTCGAGGAGCTCGAAGAGAAGATCCTGCGGCGCATGACCCAGCTGGGCTTTGCCCATGAAGAGGGCGGCATCTACCGCTTCCTGCCGCCGATGCACCGCTTCCTCGACGTATGCCTGTCGGTGCAGCAGGACCGCGACCTGGCCGCCACCCTGCACAGCGACCTGCCGCTGCCGGTACCGGTGCTGGTAGTGGAAGAAACCCCCGAAGAGCTCAACCGCACCGACGACCCGCTCGACCTCACCGCCTTCGATGGCGAAGAGAGCGAAGAAGACGCGCTGGCCCGGGCCATCCGCGAAGAGCAACAGGAGATTGACGCATGA
- the mksF gene encoding Mks condensin complex protein MksF, with amino-acid sequence MSQERYGIRRFALLNTAGYSLGLFPLEHPLSVYGANNLGKSASINALQFPILARMSDMSFGKYSLEQSRRFYFASDTSYILCELNLPHGPHVIGVVGRGPGGGFGHQFFAYQGELDLAHYQKDDTCLRQKELFTNLERNGLKAYELKPDELRRLLVGGHTSVPLDLTLIPLRSTSEQSLKTFRALFINLLHMREITAAKLKQLFLDAFEHSLRSGSVDYIAACEEAFRDVRRMEGDYNALVAAGPLVEALAGGVAQREILRGKLHRISPVLDNLLGTWQEYGMARKEELVIQAEHYRAEQDRLQNDQRGGTQELMRLEREITGVQRWLGELAVLKHRFALVDDVKVLEQQLLAAKDAHDELAGALAQSRQFSAEDLDERVRDLEKRVKAVKLQLDHADNNSYARLREEFSQQDVDRLMRLFNGALFSLPLGDRGIELDDSDLWVKTLEGVLDQFKGERFEVPGLSIDISHIDPPALQALADRAALRDQKERLEKELKQLKTQQSVALDRAASKAQTEALYQQVLDAQKALEDYRRAETLSAEEPEKLEQLAQFEAAQDELKRSSDAFTERVQQLSAKLQLVGRQIADLEAKQRTLDDALRRRQLLPADLPFGTPFMEAIDDSMDNLLPLLNDYQDSWQALQRVDNQIEALYAQVRLKGVAKFDSEDDMERRLQLLINAYSHRTEEALTLAKARRAAVTDIARTLRNIRSDYDSLEHQLALFNREINKRQVSNLESFRVVLAPNKEALKHIDQIIHSAGQYEEGETLSVFDLTQSAEQDNKNEEAKEYLARLVAANHNQLGLKDLFELAFEITKVNGQPIIHADIDGAASNGTTMTIKALTNMYLLLHLMDRDLAGRIRLPYYLDEAADIDERNQAALLETSQQLGFVPILASVKPQVSAHVAIDLEGGSGPNGIYIDEADWKYISRRDVERAIVREDAAEELA; translated from the coding sequence ATGAGCCAGGAACGCTACGGCATCCGCCGCTTCGCACTGCTCAACACCGCCGGCTACAGCCTGGGCCTGTTCCCCCTGGAACACCCGCTGTCGGTCTATGGCGCGAACAACCTGGGTAAATCGGCGTCGATCAACGCGCTGCAGTTCCCGATCCTGGCGCGCATGTCGGACATGAGCTTCGGCAAGTACAGCCTGGAGCAGTCACGGCGCTTCTACTTCGCCAGCGACACCAGCTACATCCTCTGCGAGCTGAACCTGCCCCACGGCCCCCACGTGATCGGCGTGGTCGGCCGCGGCCCGGGCGGCGGTTTCGGCCACCAGTTCTTCGCCTACCAGGGCGAGCTGGACCTGGCCCACTACCAGAAAGACGATACCTGCCTGCGCCAGAAAGAGCTGTTCACCAACCTTGAGCGCAACGGCCTGAAGGCCTATGAGCTCAAGCCGGACGAACTGCGCCGGCTGCTGGTCGGCGGCCACACCTCGGTGCCGCTGGACCTGACCCTGATCCCGCTGCGCTCCACCAGCGAGCAGAGCCTGAAAACCTTCCGCGCGCTGTTCATCAACCTGCTGCACATGCGCGAAATCACCGCCGCCAAGCTCAAGCAGCTGTTCCTCGATGCCTTCGAGCACAGCCTGCGTTCGGGCAGCGTCGACTACATCGCTGCCTGCGAAGAGGCGTTCCGCGACGTGCGCCGCATGGAGGGCGACTACAACGCCCTGGTGGCAGCCGGCCCACTGGTCGAGGCCCTGGCCGGCGGCGTGGCCCAGCGTGAAATCCTGCGCGGCAAGCTGCACCGCATCTCGCCGGTGCTCGACAACCTGCTGGGCACCTGGCAGGAATACGGCATGGCGCGCAAGGAAGAGCTGGTGATCCAGGCCGAGCACTACCGCGCCGAGCAGGACCGCCTGCAAAACGACCAGCGTGGCGGCACCCAGGAGCTGATGCGCCTGGAGCGTGAAATCACCGGGGTGCAGCGTTGGCTCGGCGAACTGGCCGTGCTCAAGCACCGCTTCGCCCTGGTCGATGACGTCAAGGTGCTGGAGCAGCAACTGCTGGCCGCCAAGGACGCCCACGACGAACTGGCCGGTGCCCTGGCGCAGTCGCGCCAGTTCTCCGCCGAAGACCTCGACGAGCGCGTGCGCGACCTCGAAAAACGGGTCAAGGCAGTCAAGTTGCAGCTCGACCACGCCGACAACAACAGCTACGCCCGCCTGCGCGAGGAGTTCTCGCAACAGGACGTCGACCGCCTGATGCGCCTGTTCAACGGCGCGCTGTTCAGCCTGCCGCTGGGCGACCGGGGCATCGAGCTGGACGACAGCGACCTGTGGGTGAAGACCCTGGAAGGCGTGCTCGACCAGTTCAAGGGCGAGCGCTTCGAAGTGCCGGGGCTGTCCATCGACATCTCGCACATCGACCCGCCGGCGCTGCAGGCCCTGGCCGACCGCGCCGCCCTGCGCGACCAGAAGGAACGCCTGGAAAAAGAGCTCAAGCAGCTCAAGACCCAGCAGTCGGTGGCCCTTGACCGCGCCGCCAGCAAGGCCCAGACCGAAGCCCTGTACCAGCAGGTGCTGGATGCGCAAAAAGCCCTGGAAGACTACCGCCGCGCCGAGACCCTGAGCGCCGAGGAGCCTGAAAAACTCGAACAACTGGCCCAGTTCGAAGCGGCCCAGGACGAGCTCAAGCGCTCCAGCGACGCCTTCACCGAACGCGTCCAGCAGCTGTCGGCCAAGCTGCAACTGGTGGGCCGGCAGATCGCCGACCTGGAAGCCAAGCAGCGCACCCTCGACGACGCCCTGCGCCGCCGCCAGCTACTGCCCGCCGACCTGCCGTTCGGCACGCCGTTCATGGAAGCCATCGATGACTCGATGGACAACCTGCTGCCGCTGCTCAACGACTACCAGGACAGCTGGCAGGCGCTGCAGCGCGTGGACAACCAGATCGAGGCGCTGTACGCCCAGGTGCGCCTCAAGGGCGTTGCCAAGTTCGACAGCGAAGACGACATGGAGCGCCGCCTGCAGCTGCTGATCAACGCCTACTCGCACCGCACCGAAGAAGCCCTGACCCTGGCCAAGGCGCGCCGCGCGGCGGTTACCGACATCGCCCGGACCCTGCGCAACATCCGCAGCGACTACGACAGCCTCGAGCACCAACTGGCGCTGTTCAACCGCGAGATCAACAAGCGCCAGGTGTCGAACCTGGAGAGCTTCCGCGTGGTGCTGGCACCGAACAAGGAAGCGCTCAAGCACATCGACCAGATCATCCACAGCGCCGGCCAGTACGAAGAAGGCGAGACGCTGTCGGTGTTCGACCTGACGCAAAGCGCCGAGCAGGACAACAAGAACGAAGAGGCCAAGGAGTACCTGGCGCGGCTGGTGGCGGCCAACCACAACCAGCTGGGCCTCAAGGACCTGTTCGAACTGGCGTTCGAGATCACCAAGGTCAATGGCCAGCCGATCATCCACGCCGACATCGACGGCGCGGCGTCCAACGGCACCACCATGACCATCAAGGCGCTGACCAACATGTACCTGTTGCTGCACCTGATGGACCGCGACCTGGCCGGGCGCATTCGCCTGCCGTACTACCTGGACGAGGCGGCTGACATCGACGAACGCAACCAGGCGGCGTTGCTGGAGACCAGCCAGCAGCTGGGCTTCGTGCCGATTCTGGCGAGTGTGAAGCCACAAGTGTCGGCGCACGTGGCCATCGACCTGGAAGGCGGCAGCGGGCCGAACGGCATCTACATCGACGAGGCGGACTGGAAGTACATCAGCCGGCGTGATGTGGAGCGGGCGATCGTGCGTGAGGATGCGGCCGAGGAACTGGCCTGA
- a CDS encoding CreA family protein codes for MLKRMMAVAALALPMLAGAEEVGQVSTVFKFVGPNDRIVVEAFDDPKVDGVTCYLSRAKTGGIKGGLGLAEDRAEASIACRQVGPINFKGELKDGEEVFKERTSLVFKTMQVVRFLDKKRNTLVYLVYSDRLIEGSPQNAVTAIPIVPWAQ; via the coding sequence ATGCTGAAAAGGATGATGGCCGTGGCCGCCCTGGCGCTGCCGATGCTGGCCGGTGCCGAAGAAGTCGGCCAGGTGTCCACTGTGTTCAAGTTCGTCGGGCCCAATGACCGCATCGTCGTCGAAGCCTTCGACGACCCCAAGGTGGACGGCGTGACCTGCTACCTGTCGCGGGCCAAGACCGGCGGCATCAAGGGTGGGCTGGGCTTGGCCGAAGACCGCGCTGAAGCATCGATCGCCTGCCGTCAGGTGGGGCCGATCAACTTCAAGGGTGAATTGAAGGACGGCGAGGAGGTGTTCAAGGAGCGCACCTCGCTGGTGTTCAAGACCATGCAGGTGGTGCGTTTTCTCGACAAGAAGCGCAATACGCTGGTGTACCTGGTGTACAGCGACCGGTTGATCGAAGGCAGCCCGCAGAATGCGGTGACGGCGATTCCGATTGTGCCTTGGGCGCAGTAG
- the proB gene encoding glutamate 5-kinase → MRSKVTGAKRWVVKIGSALLTADGKGLDRGAMAVWVEQMVALREAGVELVLVSSGAVAAGMSQLGWTSRPSAMNELQAAASIGQMRLVQAWESSFGEHGKHTAQILLTHDDLSDRKRYLNARSTLRTLVDLGVVPVINENDTVVTDEIRFGDNDTLAALVANLVEADLLVILTDRDGMFDADPRNNPEAQLIYEARADDPALDAVAGGTGGALGRGGMQTKLRAARLAARSGAHTIIIGGRIERVLDRLKTGERLGTLLSPERGMLAARKQWLAGHLQTRGTLVLDAGAVQALRQANKSLLPVGVKTVQGSFRRGEMVVCVGPDGVEVARGLANYSALEAQKIIGQPSDAIEQLLGYSAEPELVHRDNLVLV, encoded by the coding sequence ATGCGAAGCAAGGTGACGGGCGCCAAGCGCTGGGTCGTGAAGATCGGCAGTGCGCTGCTGACCGCAGATGGCAAGGGCCTCGACCGTGGCGCCATGGCGGTGTGGGTCGAACAGATGGTGGCCCTGCGTGAAGCAGGCGTGGAACTGGTGCTGGTGTCCTCCGGGGCGGTGGCTGCCGGCATGAGCCAGCTGGGCTGGACCTCGCGACCGAGCGCGATGAACGAGCTGCAGGCCGCCGCCTCGATCGGCCAGATGCGCCTGGTGCAGGCCTGGGAGTCGAGCTTCGGCGAGCACGGCAAGCACACCGCGCAGATTCTGCTGACCCACGACGACCTCTCCGACCGCAAGCGTTACCTCAACGCCCGCAGCACCCTGCGCACCCTGGTCGACCTGGGCGTGGTGCCGGTGATCAACGAGAACGACACCGTGGTCACCGACGAAATCCGTTTCGGTGACAACGACACCCTGGCCGCGCTGGTGGCCAACCTGGTGGAGGCCGACCTGCTGGTGATCCTCACCGACCGTGACGGCATGTTCGACGCCGACCCGCGCAACAACCCCGAAGCCCAGCTCATTTACGAAGCCCGTGCCGATGACCCGGCGCTGGATGCCGTGGCTGGCGGTACCGGCGGCGCCCTGGGCCGTGGCGGCATGCAGACCAAACTGCGGGCCGCGCGCCTGGCGGCCCGGTCCGGTGCCCACACCATCATCATCGGTGGCCGTATCGAGCGCGTGCTCGACCGCCTGAAAACCGGCGAGCGCCTGGGGACCCTGCTGTCGCCCGAGCGCGGCATGCTCGCCGCGCGCAAGCAGTGGCTGGCCGGCCACCTGCAGACCCGTGGCACCCTGGTGCTCGACGCCGGTGCCGTGCAGGCCCTGCGCCAGGCCAACAAGAGCCTGCTGCCGGTGGGCGTGAAGACCGTGCAGGGGAGTTTTCGCCGCGGCGAGATGGTGGTGTGCGTCGGCCCGGATGGTGTGGAAGTGGCCAGGGGCCTGGCCAACTACAGCGCCCTGGAAGCGCAGAAGATCATCGGCCAGCCGTCCGACGCCATCGAGCAACTGCTCGGTTACAGCGCCGAGCCCGAGCTGGTGCACCGCGACAACCTGGTACTGGTATGA
- the cgtA gene encoding Obg family GTPase CgtA: MKFVDEVSIRVKAGDGGNGCMSFRREKFIENGGPNGGDGGDGGSVYMVADENLNTLVDYRYTRHHEAQRGSNGGSTDCTGKKGDDLFLRVPVGTTVIDAATQEVIGDLVTPGQKLMVAQGGWHGLGNTRFKSSTNRAPRQTTPGKPGDQRDLKMEMKVLADVGLLGLPNAGKSTFIRSVSAAKPKVADYPFTTLVPNLGVVSVDRWKSFVIADIPGLIEGASEGAGLGIRFLKHLARTRVLLHLVDLAPLDESSPADAAEIIINELAQFSPALVDRERWLVLNKADMIMDDEKDARVKEVVERLNWDGPVYVISAIAKQGTEKLSHDLMRYLEDRADRLANDPAYAAELAELDQRIEDEARAQLQALDDARTLRRTGVKSVHDIGDDDDWDDFEDDEDGPEIIYVRD, from the coding sequence ATGAAGTTTGTAGACGAAGTATCGATCCGGGTTAAGGCCGGTGACGGCGGCAACGGTTGCATGAGCTTCCGCCGCGAGAAATTCATCGAGAACGGCGGCCCCAACGGCGGCGACGGTGGCGATGGCGGTTCGGTGTACATGGTGGCCGACGAGAACCTCAACACCCTCGTCGACTACCGTTACACCCGTCACCACGAAGCCCAGCGCGGCTCCAACGGCGGCAGCACCGATTGCACCGGCAAGAAGGGCGACGACCTGTTCCTGCGCGTGCCGGTGGGCACCACGGTGATCGACGCGGCCACCCAGGAAGTCATCGGTGACCTGGTTACCCCGGGCCAGAAGCTGATGGTCGCCCAAGGCGGCTGGCACGGCCTGGGCAACACCCGCTTCAAGTCCAGCACCAACCGTGCCCCGCGCCAGACCACCCCGGGCAAGCCCGGTGACCAGCGCGACCTGAAGATGGAAATGAAAGTGCTGGCCGACGTTGGCCTGCTGGGCCTGCCGAACGCCGGCAAGAGCACCTTCATCCGCTCGGTTTCGGCGGCCAAGCCGAAGGTTGCCGACTACCCGTTCACCACCCTGGTGCCAAACCTGGGCGTGGTCAGCGTCGACCGCTGGAAGAGCTTCGTCATCGCCGACATCCCCGGCCTGATCGAAGGCGCCTCCGAAGGTGCAGGCCTTGGCATTCGCTTCCTCAAGCACCTGGCCCGTACCCGCGTGCTGCTGCACCTGGTCGACCTGGCGCCGCTGGACGAAAGCAGCCCGGCCGATGCCGCCGAGATCATCATCAACGAGCTGGCGCAGTTCAGCCCGGCGCTGGTCGACCGTGAGCGCTGGCTGGTGCTGAACAAGGCCGACATGATCATGGACGACGAAAAAGACGCCCGGGTCAAGGAAGTGGTCGAGCGCCTGAACTGGGACGGCCCGGTGTACGTGATCTCGGCCATCGCCAAGCAAGGCACCGAGAAGCTCAGCCACGACCTGATGCGCTACCTCGAAGACCGCGCCGACCGCCTGGCCAACGACCCGGCCTACGCCGCGGAACTGGCCGAGCTCGATCAGCGCATCGAAGACGAAGCCCGCGCCCAGCTGCAGGCCCTGGACGATGCCCGCACCCTGCGCCGCACCGGCGTCAAGAGCGTGCACGACATCGGCGACGACGATGACTGGGATGATTTCGAGGACGACGAAGACGGCCCGGAAATCATTTACGTGCGCGACTGA
- the rpmA gene encoding 50S ribosomal protein L27 — protein MAHKKAGGSTRNGRDSESKRLGVKMYGGQVIKPGNIIVRQRGTEFHAGYGVGMGKDHTLFAKIEGVIKFEKKGEFMRRYVSIVAA, from the coding sequence ATGGCTCACAAGAAGGCTGGTGGTAGTACTCGTAACGGTCGCGACTCAGAATCGAAACGCCTTGGCGTGAAGATGTATGGCGGCCAGGTTATCAAGCCGGGCAACATCATCGTCCGTCAGCGCGGTACCGAATTCCACGCAGGCTACGGCGTTGGCATGGGCAAGGATCACACCTTGTTCGCCAAGATCGAAGGCGTGATCAAGTTCGAGAAGAAAGGCGAGTTCATGCGCCGTTACGTGAGCATCGTCGCCGCTTAA
- the rplU gene encoding 50S ribosomal protein L21 — MSYAVIVTGGKQYKVAEGEFLKIEKLEVATGESVTFDRVLLVANGEEVTIGAPVVAGAKVVAEVVSQGRHDKVRIIKFRRRKHHMKRMGHRQWFTEIKITGIQA, encoded by the coding sequence ATGTCTTACGCAGTAATCGTTACCGGCGGCAAGCAGTACAAAGTCGCTGAAGGTGAATTCCTCAAGATCGAAAAACTGGAAGTCGCCACTGGCGAATCCGTGACCTTCGATCGCGTTCTGCTGGTCGCCAACGGTGAAGAAGTCACCATCGGTGCTCCAGTCGTCGCCGGCGCCAAGGTTGTCGCCGAAGTCGTTTCGCAAGGTCGCCACGACAAGGTTCGTATCATCAAGTTCCGTCGTCGTAAGCACCACATGAAGCGCATGGGCCACCGCCAGTGGTTCACCGAGATCAAAATCACCGGTATCCAGGCTTAA